TTGAGCGCGTCGGTGCTGACGCCGCGGCCTTCGTTGACCTGGGTGTAGGTGGTGCGGGTGAGCTTGACGCCGGCGACGCCGTAGGCCCGTTGCATCAGCGATGAGCAGTCGCATCGCTCGGTCGGTTCCCTGCCGTGGGGGTTGGTGCAGGTGCCGCCCCACTGGTACGGCGTGCCGAGCTGCCCGAGCGCCCATCGCAGGGCGGTGCGGACCTGCGGGGGTGCATCGGCCGGCATTTGGTAGCCGTCGGGGCGGGAGCCGGCCGGGATCTTCCCGAACTCACTGCCGTCACCCTCGTCCTGGGATGTGTCGGTCCGGCCGCACGGCTTCTTCTTCCCGAACAGGGCGACGAGCGCGGCCGCGTCAGTGGCCTGCTGGCCGTTGCCGCCTCCTGCCGAGGTGTTGGTGAGAGCGCGCTGTAGCGCGGTGGCCAGGGGCTCCCACTGGGCGTAGGCGTCGGGGAATCCGGACCTCTGCACCTTCTGGGCTGCTTCGGTGAGCGGCAGCTGCTGCCACCGGTCGACCTTCAGCAGCCTCGAGTAGAACTTCCGCGAGGCGTAGCGGGGGTCTTGGCGCTGCTCCGGCGTGCCCCAGCTGGGGCGCTGCTGGAACAGGCCGAGGCTGTCGCGGTCGCCGCTCGCGAGGTTGCGGAGCCGGGATTCCTGGAGCGCTGTCGCGATCGCGATCACCTGTCCTCGCGGTGGGACGCGCATCGCGTCGCCTTCTTCTTGGATGATCTTCGCGTTCGGGATCTGCTCTTGGGGGCGTTCCAGGCCCTTGGCCGACGTGGATGCCTTGGCGCGGCCGCCGCTGAGGACGGCCTGGACCTGTTCGGTGACCGCCGCGGTGTCCACGGTGGTGTCCGTGTCGTTTCGGGAGCATGCGGTCTTCTGGGCTGTCTGGCTGTTCAGCCGGGCCTGCTGATCTCGTCCCAGAGCAGCGACCGCGGCGGTCGCGAGCACGATCACCAGGACGATGAAGATGAGGGGCATGCCGAGCCCTGCGGTGAGCAGGGCCCGGCGGCGGTTCACCGGGGCCCCCGCGGTGGCCGGGGCGGGTTGGTGCGGCGGTCGATGCGGGCCCGCAGCTGAGCCTGGCGGGAGGAGCCGGGCGGTTGGAGGGGCACGCGCGGGGTGGGCCGCGGGCGGCGTGGCGGGTGCGTGGGCCGCGGTGGATGGCCGGGGCGGGGCGGGTGTGTGGGTCGGGGCGGGGCCGCCGTTGGCGAGGTCCCCGGGGGCGGGTCGCGGGGCGCCGGGTGGCAGGCCGGGATGCGGGGCGGGTGGGGCGGCGTTTGGCGGGCTTGTGGTTCAGGCGGGTGGCCAGGGCGCTGGCGCCGTCCCGGCGCAGAGCGCTGCTGGCGGCCCCGCGGATGTTGCCGCGGGCGAGGGCGCTGCTGGCCATGGAGGTGCGGATGATGGCGTTGGTGGTGTCGCGGGCGTTCATGGTGTGGTCGGGCGCGGATGGAGAGGCCAGGAGGCTGTGGCCGGTGCCTCCGACCCGCGCGTTGCTGAGCCGGTTGCGGATGTTGTTGCCGACGTCGCGGGATTTGCGCGCGATGTCCTTGCGTTTGCGGTAGGCGCCGATGCAGACGACATCGACGACGAGGAAGCGGACGGTCAGGCCGCCGCTGCCGTACTCCTCGGACGGCGCGTCAAGGAGAGCGTCGACCAGCACGATGAAGACGCCGAGCATGCTCACGGTGCCGAAGAGCTGGAGCAGCGAGCGGCTGACCGATCCGCACCAGCCCCATAGGTAGGTGCGGCCGGCCCCAGGGACGGTTCCGGCGACGAGTGCGGCTTCACCGCGGATGGCGTCGTAGGCGATGCGGTACTGGGCTACGAGGAAGCTGCCCGCGATGCCGACGACGAGCAGAAAGACGATGATCGCGGCGACGAGGACGAAGAAGGCGCCGGCGAGCTTGTCACCGGACGCCTTCATCGCCGATCCGGCGTCGGGCACGCACTCGGCTTCGAACGCCTTCATCGGCTTGTCGCCGTAGTGGTTGGCGGTCCACTCGGCCGAGAGCTCGGTGACCTTGGACAGGACGTCACCAGGGATGTCCGCGCCGGGGATGTCGATGCCCAGGTTGTCGGCGGTGCTGCCCAGCGGGCCGAGCACGGCGGCCTTGCTGGCGCCGCGGATGACGTCCTTGGCGCCGCTCAGGCGCTTGTCGAACTGCCTTTCCCAGGCGAGCTGGTCCAGGAGCGCTTCGGCGTAGCGCTCGTTGCAGTCGTCGCTGAAGGTCCGCCCGTATTTGATCAGCTGGGCGGGCTTGGCGATGAACGCGTCGGTGAGGGCGTCGGTAATCGGGCGGGCGAGACCGGCGGCGGTGACCGGCGTGTTGTCGTCTTGCTGTTCGCCTGGCGGGTGGGTGCTGTCGAGGATGATCGCGGTGACTTCGAGGGAGAACTGCCGCACCGCGCCGAGCGCGCCCTGGTCCTGTCCGCCCATCAGCTGTTGGGGCGGGGTGATGACAGCGGTGGCGGTCAGGGCGGCGAGCAGGATGGACAGGGCGGCGTCGCCCCAGCCGCGGGCACGGTCACCGAAGAAGATGTTCCAGGCGCAGATGAGGGCGCAGACGGTCAGGAAGAGCGTGGGCAGGCCGAGCTCCATGATGACCCGGGTGTGGAGGGACTCCGCGACCGCCAGGACGGGTTTCAGCAGGATCTTGGCGAGGCCGAAGGACAGTGCCCAGGCGACCATCCAGCAGGAGAAGGCGATCAGCCATTTGGTGAGCATGAAGCACAGGGAGGTGAGGAGGTTCCACACGCCCAGATCCCACTGGTACCAGCTGCCGGTGTCCCCATCGACGCTGTAGGTGCTCACGGGGATGCCGTACTTGTCGGTGGTGTTGAAAACCCCGAGGACGCCGCCTTCGTCCTCCAGGAGCTTGCGGACGCGCTTTTGCTCCTGGCGCAGCAGCTCCTTCTGCATGGACTCGCCGATGACGTCGTGCTGCTCGTCCCAGAACTTCTCGAACTTCCTTCGGAGCCGGTCGGCCTCCTTCTTCTTCTCCTCCTCGGAAAGGGACCCGTCGGGCCTGGAGGTCGCCGCATCCGAGGGAGTGGGGGTGGCCGGTGCGGTGGCGGCCGGGGAGGGGGTGGGGTCGGTGGGGGCTGCGAGCGCCGGGGTGGACGTCAGCACCACCACCGTGGTCGCAACCAGAGCCCCCAGGAGCAGCGCGCCGCTCCACTGGCGCCGTCCCAGACGCCACAGCAGCCGGATCCAGCTCATGCCGGCTCCCCGGTGGGCGTGGTGTGGATGGCGTCAGCGGCTTCCGGATCGGCGGGGATGAGGATCTTCATGGTGCCGACCCGGCCCAGCAGGTCCCGGTACAGGCACTCCCCCAGCCGGGCCTCCCGCTCGGTCTCGGGCAGGTCGAGGGGGACAGGCCGGTGGTCACCAGTTCCAGGAGGTCCTTGTCCTCGCCGTCGAGGTCGAGGAAGTCCAGGCCGCGCCGGGCGAGGTGGCTGGTGGTCTGGCGGAACAGGAACCGGTGGGGGATCAGGCCGCGGACGATCGCGCCGCGCTCGTTGTCGGAGGGGCCGACATCATCGGAGTCGTGGGAGCCGACGAAGGCCGCGGCGTTGTGCTTGCGGCCGTCGCGGACGAGTTCGAGGAGCAGCTCCAGGCCCTCGCTGGAGGAGGTGAGCCACCAGCACTCGTCCCACACGCAGACGGCGAACTCGCTCGGTGAGGCGACCGCGATCTGCCGGCACAGCGCGGCGATCAGGTACATCAGGGCCCGGCCCATGACCTTCTCGAACTCCATGCGCTCCAGGCGGAAGTCGCTGCCCAGTTCGGCACGCTTGGGCAGTTGGAGGGCGTGCACGCTGAAGACGACGCTGTCGGCGTCTGCGGCCGCCACCGGCAGGGCATCGTCGAAGACCACCCGAGACAGGTCCTTGCGGGCGACGGCCTTGAGCTTGCGGGCCAGGCCCTGTGCGGCCGGGTCGCTGGCGCCGCGGGCTTCAAGCTCCTTCGTGAGGGCGCGCATGGAGGGGGCGGGGCCGGCCAGGACGGCTTCGATGGCCTCGGACAGGGCCACCCCTTCCAGGTCCATCGGCTTCACGCCGAGCAGCAGGGTCAGGAACGACTCGGTGAACCGGGCGGCTTCCTGGGGGGCGAACAGGCGCAGCGGATCGAGGGAGATCTGCGCGTCCTGGTCGACGGTGATGGTCTGGGTGGTGCCGGGGCAGGTTCTGGCGAAACGGAGCCACTCCTGGTTTCTGGTCCGGTCGACGATGACGGCCCGGCCCCGGGAGTTGGCCATCCCGGTGCGGCGGCCGCGGGCGAGCACGCTGTAGACGGCTGCCTTCATGCCGACCGACTTTCCGGCGCCGAGTTCGCCGATGAACGCGGCTGAAGCGCTCGCGTTCTCGCGCGGGCCGCGCGAGAAGTCGACCAGCACGGGGCGGACGCCGCCGCTGGCTGTCTGCAGTCCGTACAGGGCGCCGGTGTCGTCGCCGAGCTCGGCGCCGGCCAGGGGCATCGCCATGGCGAAATCGGAGGCGAGCAGGATCTGCCGGTAGGCGGTCATCACCCGCGGGGTGCGGCAGCCGGGCAGCATCCCGTAGAAGAGGGCTTCCTGCTCGCCCAGCGGCCGGGCGAAGGTGTAGTCGCTCGGGCCGAAGTGGCTGGCGACGGCCGTGGCCCGGTCCTGCGCCTCGTCGGCGTTCTGGCCCCACACGCACAGCGCCACCATGGCGCCGACCTCCACCTCACGCGCGGAGGAGGTCACCCGCGACCGGAAGTGGGCGAGCTTGCCGATGCCGGTGCGGACATGGTCCGGCGCGCCGGCGGCGTCGCCGTCGTATTCGGCTTCCTGGTGGGCCAGTTCGCGTGCCCGGCGCCTCGATTTGGCTTCGGCCTTGTGCCCGGGGGTGATGTGGAGGCGGGCCACCCAGTCGATCGGGAAGGGGAACTGGTCGAGGGCCTGGAGGTACTCGCTGCCGGGGAATTGGAATTCCTCGGGCATCTCTGACAAAGCGAGCAGCGCCTGGTAGCTGTCTCCCCACTCGGTAGACACCTGCAGGAAGCGGCGCTGGAAAGGGTTACCGACCGGCTGGCCACGCCGGGAGCCGAAGTCGGTTCCGCCTTCGGCCAGCAGGGCTTCGCTGAGGGCCGCAGTGGTCCGGCCCCGTCCCCGGACCCGGTGCGTGCTGTCGTCCGGGGCGGGCAGCAGGGGTTCGGCCAGACCGCGGCGGGTGCTGTGGCCGTAGATCCACAGGATTTCGGACTCCGTGGCCGGCCGCATCGGCACAGCCGCCGGCCACTGGGCCTGAATCCGCGCGGCCTGCTCGGTGCGCCGCTGTTCCTCGGCCGCGGAGACGGGCGCGGGCATCAGCCCGAGCTGTCCGGCCAGCTCGGCCCGGGCAGCGGACAGGACCTGGGTGAGGCTGTCCCGGCGGGTCTCGGAGGGCAGGGGGATGGCCAGCCAGTCGGTGCGGCCGGTCAGCTCCATCGTCTCCAGCTGGTCCAGCACCGTGTGGGCGAGGTCGACATACCGGTCGGACGCCTCGAGGTCGATGCCGGCGGTCATGTCGCGGACGACCTGGACCGGGTCGGTCTGGGGGCACAGGCTGAGCAGCATCGGCTCGCCCTGGAGGCTTTTGACCAGTGATTCAATCGCCTTGAGCCTGCGTCGCTTGGCCGCTGCCGTCGCGTGACTGTAGTTCGCCGAGGACGCCCGCCACACGGCCCAGCAGGTGCCGTGTGTGGTCCAGATGATGTTCCCGGCCACGTGCCGGACAGGCAGCCGCATGGTCAGTGCCCCTTCGTTGATTCGTGCTCGGGCCCAGTGCGGCGCTGCGCGAGCAGCTGCTGCACGCCGGACCGCATCCCGCCATCGCCTGCCGTCACCGGCTCCTCGGAGCGTGCCGGGGCCGATGGGCGGGGCGGGGCGGGCTGGTCAAGGTGTGGTGGCTCGGTCTCGCCGGCCGTCTCCGGTCGCTCCCGGTCTGCGGCGGGGGCCTGCTGGTTGTCGGCCGCGTCCTGCGCGGGTCGGCCTGTGGGTGGCAAGGTGCAGGCGGCACGGGCGCGGTGGGCGGAGGCGGCGTGCCAGGGGCGTCCCCGCAGCCGGCCGTGGCGGGGCGCGGTCGCCAGCATGGTGATGCTCACCATGACGGCTGCCGGGTTCCGGCCGTCCAGCCGGACGAACCGCAGCGTCCACGCCCCCGCGTACGGGATGACGATGACGATCAGCAGGTCCAGCACGCTGCGCGTGCCCCACAGGCTGCGGGTGGCGATCAGCGGGATGAACAGGACGACCAGGGTGGTCAGCTGGGTCTTGGTGTAGGGGCCGCCGGGCAGCCGGGCGTTGCCGCCGGGAATCTTCCCGACCACGACCGGCAGGCGGCGGGCCTTGGTGTAGCAGTGGCCGATCAGACGGTCACCCGCGTCCGCGCCGATCGGTTCGGCGGCGCTCACGGTGCCTGTCCGGTGTCGGCGGGCCTGACGCCGTTGTCGTACTGGGTGACGTCCTCACCGGTCTTGTCGCTGAGCAGGTCCATGTTGGCGGCGCCCCACCAGACCATGGCCGCGAGGATGACCGAGAGGATGGTCGGCCCGGCCGCGCGGGTCTTGAACCCGACCACGACCACGAAGATGAGGCACATCAAAGGGATGACCCCGTAGAGGATGAGGTTCTTCAGGTCGGCGCTCAGCATCCGAGCGGTTTCGATGTTCCCGATCACAGCGAGCTGGTTCATCGTGGTCTTCTCCATATCTGGGCGGTCATGTGGCCGGGCCGGTCGGTGCGGTGGGCGGGGTGCGGTGGGCTGTGGCGGGGGTGGCGTCCAGGGCCGCGATCTCCCAGCGCCCGGCGCGAGCGGTGAGGGTCAGGGCGTAGGACAGCGGGACCTGCACCCGGTCGGCACCGGTGGCGCGGATCTGCACCAGCAGCCGCTGGCGGGTCCCGTCCGCCGGCACACCGGTGGCCGGGCCGTCGGCGCTCTCCTCGCCCGCGACGGCCAGGGACTCGACCTCGACCTTGCGGTACGGCGCAGGACTGACCGGTTCCATGTGGAGACCGGGGGCGAGGTAGCGGTCCAGCTCCCCGGATCCGGTCAGGTACGCGCCGAGGAACTCCCCGGCCGTCTCGGCGCGAGTGTCGTCGGGCACGGCGGCACGCTCGGGCCCGTAGCCGAGTTGCGGCTGGTGGGACTGGCTGCCAGGAGCGGCCACTTCGGCCGGCAGGGTGGCCGCCACGTAGCCCTCCGCGCCGGAAGTGCCGGATCCCGTGGAGGCGAGGACGGGCACCTGGAAGTACCGCAGCGCATCGGATGGGGCCTCGGCTGCGTCCTTCGGCTGGCCGGTCGGCTCGATGCGGGCGGCGACGGTGACGGACCAGGCGCCCGGTGCGGTCTGCCGCACCCGGACAGCGGTCGTCTGGGTCGCCCTCTGCCGCCCCGGCTTCCCGTCCAGTCGCAGCTGCCCGGCCGACGGGTAGTAGGGGGCGAGCTGGTCCTGGTCGTCCTCCCCGGCCGCGACGAAGGCGGCGACGAACAGCTCAGCGAACCCCGAGGGTCCCGCCTCGTCTGCCTCGGCATGCTGTACTCGCGGCTGCGGCTGCGGGACGGCGTCCACGGCGGCCGCGGCCGACATCCAGGCCAGCAGCCCCAGGATGGGACCGGCGCAGATCACCGCCCAGGCGAACCAGCGCGCCACAACGGTCGCGTTCGCCCGCGCTCCGGGCGACAGATCCCAACCGCCGGCCTGCGGCCCGCGCTCCTCCCACTCCTCCACCACGTTCTCGACGGACGCCTCCGCCCGCTGTTCCCTGGACTTCCACAGCTTCATGACCGTCCTCCGTTCTCGGCGGCCGGTACGGGCCGGGTCAGTTCCGCGATCCGCTCACGCAGTTGGTTCTCAGGCCGCTCCAGCAGGACCGTGAGGGAGGCAAGGACCTCGTCCGCGTCCCGGTCGAGGTAGTCGCGCAGCGCCTGGTAGGTCACGGGGTTGAAAGGGCGGTGCACGAGCGCTGCGCCGAGTCCGACCAGCAGGTGCCAGGCGCGGGTCACACGCTCTTCGTCGGCGTCCAACCGCCCGGCCGACGGGCCGGTCCTTTCGTCTGTCATGTGCGCTCCCTGGGAATGAGGTGTGCGGGTACCGGTGGTGCGGCGGCTGCGGCTCATGCGGCCGTCGCCAGTTCGGCGGCCGCCGGGATGAGGCGCTGTACGGCGCGGGCGCGGCGTCGGCGCCAGGCCCCCGCGGTGGTGCCGGTCACGCGGGCCGCTACCGCGTCGGGGACGGGGATCTCCCGGTGGTGCCAGCTGATGGCCTGTGCGTCCGGGCCGGTGAGCGTTCCCTGACGCAGGGCTGCCAGGAGGAGCTCCAGGAGCTCCAGGCGGGCGACGTTCGCCTCGATCGGGGCGGCCACCGTCTCCGCGGGCTCAAGTCCGTGGCTGACCGCGTCCTTCAGGAGGGCTGCGGTCTCGGCGCACTGGTCGGGGCCCAGCTGCTCCTCGGCGGTCGCGGCATCGAGGTACTCGGCGTCGCCACCCCGTTCGCGGGCCAGCTCCCGGCAGGTGCGCTTGAGGGTGTCCAGGGCCACATTCGCCGCGGGCCGGCCAGGCCGGGGGTGGATGCGGCCGGACCGTGCCACCTCGAACAGGACGCTGACGGTGACGTGGGCGACGTCCTCAAGGGATCGGCCACCGGTGGACCGGGTCTGGCCGCGGGCGATACGCACCGCGGCCGGCAGCATCGTCTGGACCACGATCCGCGCCGCCCACGTGGCCGGTCGCCCGGTGCCGGCCGCCCGCACCAGCAGCGTGCGGAGCACCGCGTCGGCCATGCTGTTATCCGCCTGGTCGGGCTGTGGCTGAAGCGCGGCCAGGACCTCCTCGGGGCCGAAGAGCGGGATCTGGGCGTCGGCCATCCAGTCGCGCACGGCCGCACCGATCTGCGGGTCCGCGCACACGGTCACCCATTCGGCGTCCAGGCGGGCGAAGATCCCGACTCCGGCTGCGGGTCGCTTCTGGTCTGCCACGGCACAACTCCCTTTTTCGATCGCGTGCCGTGAACGCTCCCTGCCGGCAGTTGCCCAAAGGCTTGACCGAATCCGCAAACCACCAGGTCAACCGGTTGCCCAGCGCGAAGTGCGCCCCTTGGCGGGCCTCTGGGCAACCTCCCCGAGCGGGCGCAGAAGGGGCGGGCTCCGGCCTGGCGCTCCCGGGATGAGTTGGCTCGGCGCGAGGCGGTGCTCCAGCGCGCCTGGGCGAGGCGCCTGCGCATGGCGCCATCGGGCAGAGGCGGCTGCCGCAGCGGATGCGCGGTACGTCAGCCGCGGGCGCGGTGGCCGATCGGCCACGAGTACCGGGCAGCAGAGAGGTGGCCGATCGGCCATGGCCGATGGCCGATGCGCGCTGTCGGCCATCGGCCACCGGGGGCCCGGCTGCCTGCTGGGTGGCCGACCGGTCAGCTGTGGCCGGTCACCTGGTGGCCGACCGCCTCCCACTCCTCGAGCTCGGCGCGTAGCTCGCCGAATGCCCGTTCGGCGTCGCGCTGGTCACGCAAGTGCTCGAGCCACCCCCGGTCAGCCTTGGCGTGTCGGGGAGCAGGCAGTGGCGCGCCGAGGGCGCGGGCACGGTAGACCTCGAGCGGGGAGATGTCCTCGTCCCAGGACTGCATCGGCAGGGAGCGTGCGAAGTCCTCCTCGTCCTCCCGCAGCCACGACCGGTATTCCACTGCCGTGTTCCGCTGGCGAGGGAGGGACTGCCGGACAGCGGCGAGCCGTCGGCGCAGCGCCGGACGGAGCTGCTGGGCGTAGCGCTGCCAGATCGGGGCATTGCGCTCTTCCCGGTTGCGCAGCATGGCCGCGTGCCGGGTGCCGTCGTCGGCCGGTACCTCCGGTGGGGCCACGCCGGTGAGACTCCCCAGCCGTTGACGGCGGGCGAGCTCGTGCCGCACGTAGGCGGCCGGGTCCCTCAGGTAACCGGGAACTGCCCAGGTGAGCAGCTCGGCCGCCAGGCCCTGCCAGGTCCACCCGATGGTGATCAGCGGCCGCAGCGCGTAGGCCAGACGGCGGGGGCATGCACGGTGGAGCCACCACACCTCGCCCTGCAGCCGTTCGGTCAGGGTGATCCC
This region of Streptomyces antimycoticus genomic DNA includes:
- a CDS encoding C40 family peptidase; its protein translation is MPLIFIVLVIVLATAAVAALGRDQQARLNSQTAQKTACSRNDTDTTVDTAAVTEQVQAVLSGGRAKASTSAKGLERPQEQIPNAKIIQEEGDAMRVPPRGQVIAIATALQESRLRNLASGDRDSLGLFQQRPSWGTPEQRQDPRYASRKFYSRLLKVDRWQQLPLTEAAQKVQRSGFPDAYAQWEPLATALQRALTNTSAGGGNGQQATDAAALVALFGKKKPCGRTDTSQDEGDGSEFGKIPAGSRPDGYQMPADAPPQVRTALRWALGQLGTPYQWGGTCTNPHGREPTERCDCSSLMQRAYGVAGVKLTRTTYTQVNEGRGVSTDALKPGDLLFTHDGPKGPGHVGMYMGRGLIVHAPQTGDVVRVTKLASWKSDIVAARRLIN
- a CDS encoding ATP-binding protein, with protein sequence MRLPVRHVAGNIIWTTHGTCWAVWRASSANYSHATAAAKRRRLKAIESLVKSLQGEPMLLSLCPQTDPVQVVRDMTAGIDLEASDRYVDLAHTVLDQLETMELTGRTDWLAIPLPSETRRDSLTQVLSAARAELAGQLGLMPAPVSAAEEQRRTEQAARIQAQWPAAVPMRPATESEILWIYGHSTRRGLAEPLLPAPDDSTHRVRGRGRTTAALSEALLAEGGTDFGSRRGQPVGNPFQRRFLQVSTEWGDSYQALLALSEMPEEFQFPGSEYLQALDQFPFPIDWVARLHITPGHKAEAKSRRRARELAHQEAEYDGDAAGAPDHVRTGIGKLAHFRSRVTSSAREVEVGAMVALCVWGQNADEAQDRATAVASHFGPSDYTFARPLGEQEALFYGMLPGCRTPRVMTAYRQILLASDFAMAMPLAGAELGDDTGALYGLQTASGGVRPVLVDFSRGPRENASASAAFIGELGAGKSVGMKAAVYSVLARGRRTGMANSRGRAVIVDRTRNQEWLRFARTCPGTTQTITVDQDAQISLDPLRLFAPQEAARFTESFLTLLLGVKPMDLEGVALSEAIEAVLAGPAPSMRALTKELEARGASDPAAQGLARKLKAVARKDLSRVVFDDALPVAAADADSVVFSVHALQLPKRAELGSDFRLERMEFEKVMGRALMYLIAALCRQIAVASPSEFAVCVWDECWWLTSSSEGLELLLELVRDGRKHNAAAFVGSHDSDDVGPSDNERGAIVRGLIPHRFLFRQTTSHLARRGLDFLDLDGEDKDLLELVTTGLSPSTCPRPSGRPGWGSACTGTCWAGSAP
- a CDS encoding conjugal transfer protein is translated as MKLWKSREQRAEASVENVVEEWEERGPQAGGWDLSPGARANATVVARWFAWAVICAGPILGLLAWMSAAAAVDAVPQPQPRVQHAEADEAGPSGFAELFVAAFVAAGEDDQDQLAPYYPSAGQLRLDGKPGRQRATQTTAVRVRQTAPGAWSVTVAARIEPTGQPKDAAEAPSDALRYFQVPVLASTGSGTSGAEGYVAATLPAEVAAPGSQSHQPQLGYGPERAAVPDDTRAETAGEFLGAYLTGSGELDRYLAPGLHMEPVSPAPYRKVEVESLAVAGEESADGPATGVPADGTRQRLLVQIRATGADRVQVPLSYALTLTARAGRWEIAALDATPATAHRTPPTAPTGPAT